The Megalops cyprinoides isolate fMegCyp1 chromosome 11, fMegCyp1.pri, whole genome shotgun sequence genomic sequence aagagtggaagctgttatatCTGCAAAAGGGGGATCAACTCAATATTAAAGTATATagtataaatgtatatagtataaatgtcattacaatgtaatggtcaggcgtccaaatacttttgtccatatagtgtatttttaaCTTCTCTTGAATCTGCAGTATCTTTGTGATATGCCTGCTTCAGATGAATTTATGGTCACACAAATCCTTTGGCCATCGATGGACATGCCACCCTTGGTGCACTGGACTGAAACCCCCCTGTTGGTTGTATGAGGGACCAGGGgaaatttgtatttgaataatgCAATTGTAGTAGCTTGATTGATAATGGGTCTGATTACATGCATAATGGCTTTTGTATTGGGCAAAATGTAGCAGCTGCCTGTGAAATCAAAGCCAGTGTAAACCCACCACAAACCCAATTGATATCGCTGCAGTGCAAGGCTGTTAATGGAAGTTGTGGGCAAGCAGTGAATTCTTGTTAATGGACAATTGCATTGCCTGTAACATTATGTACAAGGACATCATCTATTTTGTTGTTGGTATTTTTTTGAGCTTCTACTGTTTGTTGCAGTTTGAACTCATcaattatttcatatataattCGGATAGGGTTCAGAAGTCTGTTTTGTTGATGACTTTCTTGACATTACCATGGCAATACTGCAGTAAAGCCTGCTCCACAGTAACTCTCATACAGTTATGTCCTTCAAGCCAATGACAAGGACAACATCCTGTTTTAGTAACTGGCCTCAACCAGAGAAGCACTTGTATTTGAAGCCTTAGCAGAGGAACATTTGTGGGGATGGTCTAGATACGGGGATTTTAATCATAGGAAACCATGTTCAATGCTTCTCACCTCTTTGTGAAATCTTGACATGGAAATGATTTCAGAAGTGATGATTAAGAAGTGGAATTTTTTCCCAGAGTTGCATTACATTTAAGGATAGAGATGTGTAGTTGGCCCTCTCTGATTTCTACCCAACATTCTTGCTCTCACGAATTGCAAATGAGAGATTCACCCCATCAAAGAACAGCAGAGTAAGTGTTAAATACTGTAGCTACTGAGTTTGTGAATTGATATAACGACGTCAATGGTgcaatttcattaatttatttttttgtccccTACAATGATGTTACCTCAGTCTGTTGGCTAAGCGTTTAGCAAAAATTCCAGGATCTTGGTCATgattgtgtatttaaaaatatattgaaacaaAGCATGCATGAGACAAAAAATGAAGATTAAttgatgaatattttaaagaaaactcCTGGTTGGAGTGGATCCAGAGAAACCAAGGACGTgagacagcaggcagcagacatGCTGTGCTCTTAAGTTCTGCTGAACCAAAGCGGTGTTCCTGCTGACAGAATTAAGGAACATGCTGAGATCAAGGGGCAGTaggaaacaaaaagacaatCTTCAGCTTTCAACAAGAGTGAGACATCAGCTGGAGCTTTTACAGGAGCTGGAAATTGTGTCTGTGACATTGTTCATGCAGTCTGcttgaacattacaaaaaggGATGTTTGTACCACAGCACCACCCTGCAGCTAAAATGCTCCCTACTACCAATAACCTCGCATTTGAAAGGAAACCAGTAAGTGAGCTATCTGGAAAGCTGTGCCTAATGCACCCATATCAACTCACTGATATTCAAGTGGTCACATGGCATGAAGAGAAAAGCCCCTTGGGTCCTCCAGGAAACAAAGGTGTGTGCTGTAGAGGTGAGTCTTGGGCAATTGCTGTTGCACATTACACAATATCCTTACCTCCTGCAGAATAAAACCCTACAGGAGAGCATCCCTATCAGTAACAAACTCGCGGAATGGGATATCAGTGGGGGAAGGCCCTTATTGCCCTCAGAATAAGCAGACAGAGGTATTGTTGTGACTGTCAGCCTGAGTGGCATTAATGTGAAGCAATAATTGCCTGCTAACTCAGCCCGTCTCTTCCCAGTGcaaggaggcagaggaagacaTTGTCTTGCAGTTACTGACTGTCACGCTGCCTGACAGCTCAAAAAAGAATTTGCCGCACCTGGGTTTCCGTGACGAGGGCATGCAGGGCAGAATGGGTGCGCAGTTCCAGAGTATGACTAAAAACatctttcctgtctttttccttttatgtattgaatttatttagaatttgttttccattatgaAGGACTCACTGGAGCTTTGGTTTTAACCTGAAGGGCAACCTTGagtttgtatctgtgttttgAGCTTTATTGCTCACAAGGGGTTTCATTCCAGTTTTGTGGAATTAGTTCTTAATCATGGAGGGGTAGTATTACTGTTTTGCAGGGGAAACGTGCAATTCCCCACTGCtttgaaaactgcaaaacacagaagACCTGAAAACACATTAAGTCTTTTGTCTGGGGGGCTTATTAAATTATGTAAGTTCTGAATCTTGtctaaaaatgaacactgattATATAAGTAAATGGaagcttttttctttctgtgttccAAATCATAtcaaacagagaaatgaataGTACATATTGATATTGACCTGTCCAAGGATCatacaattattttaaacaaattctccaacaaatgtttattaaatagAAAACAACATTAGTCCATACAGTGCAATACAGGTCATGGTAAAATGCACATCCCACTGGTTAGGATATTAGTCTAAAAGACTTTATCTCTCAGGAAATACCCAAACTAAAATTCTGTTGCCTCAAAAAAACCAGAATGTTCTGTTCAGTGGCAAATCAATTCCATGAAATGCTGTAGAATCTAAGAAACTGAATCGGCCATCGTGTGTTCCCCAGGGGTTGTCAGCCTCCCTTTTTCTGTCATTGactttggtaaaaaaaaaatcatattgaaGTACCGTGGAGCTTCTTTAAGGAGCCCATTATTCACAGCAGAATGTCCGTCCATGTGCTTTTCACATAGCAATTCATGTGGTGATGTGTACCTTGTAACAACCTGCTCTTTATAAGGAGGCCATCGGCAATTGCAACTGCTCTCTTTCCCAGAAGGTAATTGGTATTGATATTGAAAGGCATAGCTTAGGAACACTCTGTTAATGAGGCTTTCTGAAGTGCCTCACTATGGCACTGTGCTAGCCAGTAGACTGGCCTCTGATTTGCCTGTGGTCTGCATGGGGGAGGGAATGCAATTCAATTGGTTGCATTGTCCTGGAACAGTGACTGTGCAGCTTGAGGTGAAAACTAAAGCCAGCCCGAGTTCAAAGACCTGGTCTAACATCGTCATTAACTTGGAGGGAATGGACTCATCACTGCTGGTGCTCTTAATGGCTCGAACAGTCTCTTTGAAAAGCACATTACAATGTGGTATCTGATTTTTATGGCTCTATCCAAAATATTTAGATGGATTACTCAATCTGGAAATGACTATGATGGAAATGGAGTTTGTGCTATAGTTGGTGATAGGTGATAATTGAACTGATACATTATATGATACGTACTGGACTTTGAGATGTGTTTTGAAAGTTGCCCTTATTCTCTGAGGTGTAAACTTAACAGAAAGTGTATTGACTTTTCAGAGAGGGCTTGGCTTTTTCAGTCACTGAtgcccaccctctctctgtcctcacagGTGTGCACTACCGGAAGTCCTGCGCCTCCTCGGGGGCGTGCCTCATCGCCTCGTCCGGCTACCAGCAGTTCTGCACGGGGAAGCTTCACTCTGTCTGCATCAGCTGCTGCAACACGCCCCTCTGCAACGGGCCACGGCAGAAGAAGCGGCCCATCCCCTCAGCTGCGCTGCCAGCCCCCCAACCCCGCCCCTCTgctggcctcctcctccttttggTACTGCCCCTCCTGCTGACGTAGGGACCACACCCTCCTggacctctcctcctccttttttttcccagagactGCTTCTCCAGCACTCAAGATGAc encodes the following:
- the LOC118785878 gene encoding ly6/PLAUR domain-containing protein 1-like isoform X1; this encodes MRLLMYTTLFGFFLRAGITLQIQCYQCEEVKHNDCSTPEFIVNCTVNVQDMCQKEVLVKEDGECHARRVASGVHYRKSCASSGACLIASSGYQQFCTGKLHSVCISCCNTPLCNGPRQKKRPIPSAALPAPQPRPSAGLLLLLVLPLLLT
- the LOC118785878 gene encoding ly6/PLAUR domain-containing protein 1-like isoform X2; translation: MRLLMYTTLFGFFLRAGITLQIQCYQCEEVKHNDCSTPEFIVNCTVNVQDMCQKEVLVKEDGVHYRKSCASSGACLIASSGYQQFCTGKLHSVCISCCNTPLCNGPRQKKRPIPSAALPAPQPRPSAGLLLLLVLPLLLT